From a region of the Coffea arabica cultivar ET-39 chromosome 3e, Coffea Arabica ET-39 HiFi, whole genome shotgun sequence genome:
- the LOC113737838 gene encoding ABC transporter G family member STR-like, whose translation MAKFKRTDPNRSLETLLDMDKSAQLINKNVVKQPTRKLIPGQGLEFNNLSYSVMKKQKKDGVWITKEAYLLNDISGQAMRGEIMAIMGPSGAGKSTILDALAGRIAQGSLEGSVRIDGKPVTTSYMKMVSSYVMQDDQLFPMLTVFETFMFAAEVRLPPSMSRSEKKKRVYDLLDQLGLTSTAHTYIGDEGRRGVSGGERRRVSIGIDIIHKPSLLFLDEPTSGLDSTSAFSVVEKVKDIARGGSIVLMTIHQPSFRIQMLLDCITVLGRGRLIYLGSPTTLGAHLAGFGRQVPDSENSLEYLLDVIKEYDQSNVGLDPLVLYQRDGIKPDVVARTPIPKTPKALKTPTTPYGKKTPGPKHISLRSNQFSSGNLTSRGDPASFQSYDDDDYEDDFGSSLERKINHTPMNMHSGIYNPRLASQFYKDFSVWLYHGVTGTPGRAPSWTPARTPGWTPPKTPLSGTRSQVSSRFPTPQQTPMQTKPPVVMSPSQDSYIPSFQEFAEEMLDEPEHRNKFANPWLREVAVLSWRTALNVVRTPELFLSREIVLTVMAFVLSTLFKKLHDLRFTTINRLLNFYIFAVSLVFFSSNDAVPTFIQERFIFIRETSHNAYRASTYVISSLIVYLPFFAVQGFTFAVITKYMLHLRSNIINFWLILYASLITTNAYVMLVSAVVPSYITGYAIVIATTALFFLTCGFFLKASQIPKYWIWLHYISAIKYPFEALLINEFKGNEHCYTGEPTELSPGPLGEVKISKLHNTSLASQNCTLIGEDILFTMGIDLENIWYNIAILLAWGVLYRFFFYLVLRFYSKNERK comes from the exons ATGGCGAAGTTCAAAAGAACGGACCCGAACAGAAGCCTAGAAACCTTGCTGGACATGGATAAAAGCGCCCAGCTGATCAACAAGAATGTGGTCAAGCAACCAACAAGGAAGTTGATACCCGGACAAGGCCTTGAATTCAACAACCTCTCGTACAGTGTCATGAAGAAGCAGAAGAAAGATGGTGTTTGGATAACTAAAGAAGCCTATCTTCTTAATGATATCTCTGGTCAGGCCATGAGGGGTGAAATCATGGCCATTATGGGGCCTAGTGGTGCTGGAAAGTCCACTATTCTTGATGCTTTGGCTGGTCGAATTGCTCAAGGGAGTCTTGAAGGATCCGTTAGGATTGATGGAAAGCCA GTAACAACTAGCTATATGAAGATGGTTTCTTCTTATGTGATGCAAGATGACCAGCTCTTTCCAATGCTGACAGTCTTTGAGACATTCATGTTTGCAGCTGAAGTCAGGCTTCCACCTTCCATGTCTCGGtctgaaaagaagaaaagagtcTATGACCTCCTTGATCAGTTAGGCTTGACG AGTACTGCACATACTTACATTGGTGACGAAGGAAGGAGAGGAGTATCAGGTGGAGAACGACGAAGGGTGTCCATCGGCATTGACATAATTCATAAACCATCACTTCTGTTTCTGGATGAACCTACTTCTGGTTTGGATTCAACTAGTGCCTTCAGTGTTGTAGAAAAGGTCAAAGACATTGCACGAGGTGGAAGTATTGTTCTCATGACCATCCACCAGCCTTCCTTTAGAATCCAAATGCTTCTGGACTGCATCACAGTCCTGGGAAG GGGAAGACTGATATATTTAGGAAGCCCGACCACTTTAGGTGCCCATCTTGCTGGATTTGGAAGACAAGTTCCAGACAGCGAGAACAGCTTGGAGTACCTCCTAGATGTGATCAAAGAGTATGATCAGTCAAACGTTGGTCTTGATCCTCTGGTACTCTATCAAAGGGATGGCATCAAGCCTGATGTGGTGGCTAGAACCCCAATTCCAAAGACACCAAAAGCTCTGAAAACACCTACTACTCCCTATGGGAAGAAGACTCCTGGCCCCAAGCACATCAGCCTTCGTAGCAACCAGTTTTCCTCCGGAAATTTGACATCTCGAGGAGATCCTGCAAGCTTTCAATCTTATGACGATGATGATTACGAAGATGATTTTGGTAGCTCCCTTGAACGAAAGATTAACCACACGCCAATGAATATGCACAGTGGTATATATAACCCACGTTTGGCTTCTCAGTTCTACAAAGATTTCTCAGTTTGGCTCTACCATGGCGTCACGGGGACCCCCGGTCGTGCACCATCATGGACGCCTGCACGAACCCCTGGATGGACTCCACCAAAGACACCTCTTTCTGGTACAAGAAGCCAAGTTTCAAGCCGATTTCCAACACCTCAGCAAACGCCTATGCAAACCAAGCCTCCTGTTGTCATGAGTCCATCACAAGACTCTTATATTCCATCTTTCCAAGAATTTGCAGAGGAAATGCTTGACGAGCCCGAGCATAGGAACAAATTCGCGAATCCATGGCTGCGTGAGGTTGCAGTCCTTTCATGGCGTACTGCACTCAATGTTGTTCGCACTCCAGAGCTCTTCCTTTCCAGGGAGATAGTTTTGACAGTTATGGCTTTTGTTCTATCTACCCTCTTTAAGAAGCTTCATGATCTCCGTTTCACAACCATTAACCGGCTTCTTAATTTCTACATCTTTGCAGTGTCATTAGTCTTCTTTTCTTCCAATGATGCTGTTCCCACTTTCATCCAAGAGCGATTCATCTTCATCCGAGAGACTTCCCACAATGCTTATCGTGCTTCTACCTATGTCATCTCCTCCCTCATTGTTTATCTTCCCTTCTTTGCTGTTCAAGGCTTCACCTTTGCAGTCATTACTAAGTATATGCTTCATCTCAGAAGCAATATCATAAACTTCTGGTTGATTCTTTATGCTTCACTGATAACTACCAATGCTTATGTGATGCTAGTCAGTGCAGTAGTTCCGAGCTATATCACTGGATACGCAATTGTGATAGCTACAACAGCTTTATTCTTCTTAACTTGCGGTTTCTTCCTGAAGGCATCCCAAATACCAAAGTACTGGATATGGCTGCATTACATATCTGCAATCAAGTACCCTTTTGAAGCATTGCTGATAAATGAATTCAAAGGAAATGAACATTGTTATACTGGGGAACCTACTGAGCTGTCACCGGGACCTTTAGGGGAAGTGAAGATCAGCAAGCTGCATAATACATCGTTGGCATCCCAAAACTGCACATTAATTGGCGAAGATATCTTGTTCACCATGGGTATTGACCTGGAGAACATTTGGTACAACATTGCAATTTTACTGGCATGGGGAGTACTCTACCGCTTCTTCTTCTACTTGGTTCTCAGATTTTACTCCAAGAATGAGAGAAAATGA
- the LOC140038472 gene encoding cyclase-like protein 2 produces the protein MKKSISCLVLLSLACIASFGTTSNGQSDGCKIYDITHPINNNMPTFDRGSVGARDVIIENEGKVILTGTKRVIFKTSNTDNRLMDKGFFVPSYTRFTATGAQWLVQNTNITFVGIDYMSVAVYDEVVPVHTTLLSSHKIIPVENLKLDDIVPGNYNVLCFPLKVIAEAGPVRCILLDTACQ, from the exons ATGAAGAAATCAATCTCCTGCTTAGTTCTTTTGTCCCTGGCCTGCATTGCCTCCTTTGGCACCACCTCTAATGGACAATCTGATGGCTGCAAAATATATGATATCACTCATCCCATAAATAATAATATGCCTACTTTTGATAGAGGCTCAGTAGGTGCTAGAGATGTGATAAtagaaaatgaagggaaagttATCCTTACTG GGACAAAAAGAGTGATTTTTAAGACATCAAACACTGATAATCGCCTCATGGATAAAGGCTTCTTTGTACCTAGTTATACTAGATTTACAGCAACAGGGGCACAATGGTTGGTACAGAATACTAATATCACATTTGTTGGGATTGATTACATGTCTGTTGCAGTATATGATGAAGTTGTCCCGGTTCATACAACCTTGTTGAGCAGCCACAAGATTATCCCTGTTGAAAATTTGAAGCTTGATGATATTGTTCCAGGGAACTACAAtgttctttgttttcctttaaaGGTAATTGCTGAGGCCGGACCAGTCAGGTGCATTCTCTTGGATACAGCATGTCAATGA